In the genome of Enterococcus sp. DIV2402, the window ACCAAGAGAATGACACTCGCCCACTTCCTCTGAAACAAGAAAAACAACACAGCTAAGCCTATCAGAAAAATATTCAAGGAAACGCTCCTCGTAAATGAAATCTCAAGAGTTAAAATGAGAATAAAGAGACTCATGTTTAAGGCATTGGTTTTTTTCATGAACGTTCACCTACTTGTAACGCTTGCTTTTCCAACACAATGTGATGGTGACTAATACCAGCTAATGGCGCTAAACGATGTGTCACAATTAAGAAATCCTGTTGGTTCGATTGTTCTTGAATCCATTCTACAAAATACCTACACGCTTTTTGATCTAAACCAGCAAAGGGTTCATCTAACAAAAGAAACTCTAAATCCAGACTGAGCATACTAATTAATTGCACAATTTTCTTTTGCCCTTCACTTAAATGAAACAAGCTTTGCGTACCATCAATCTTAAAATAAGCTAATGCTTCTTGTTGTTTTGCACGGATTTCTGGGTTTTGGTTCTTACTAAACAACAATTCTTCTTGAACGGTTAACGTTACAAATTGTTTAGCAGCATCTTGGACAACTAATGACATGGTTTGATAAAGTTGGCGTTTTTTTCTTAACTTTTTGCCATTCAAAAACATTTTACCTCGGTATTTTTCTAGTTGAGACATGGCTTTTAACAAGGAAGTTTTACCAGCCCCATTTGCTCCTGTTAATGTGGTAATCCCTTTGTTTAATTGCCAACTTGTCTCAAGCAACAATTGCTTATTTCGTTGGATTTGTACCTTTTGTAAATCGAAAAATGGCGGTCGCTTATCTTTTGATGGATGCAAATAAAAACAAGTGGTTGCATCTAGTTTATCAAGTGAACATGTATGCAGTTTTCCCTTGGTCAATTCCACGACTTGATCGACCACCTCTTGATACCCTAACCAGTCATGATCGCTTAAAATGATGGTTTTCCCTTGATTGCGTAGTTGTTTTAGCTTTTGAATCAAACGCAAGCGTGATTCAGAGTCGATACTAGCAAAAGGTTCATCTAAGATTAAAATTGGTGCATCAATGGCTAAAATAACGGTCAAAGCTGCTCGTTGTCTCTCGCCACCAGATAACTGATTGATTTCCCTATCAGCCAAATGTGAGGTCTCACCTAGTGCTAACGCGTGGTTCATTCGGCGATTTATTTCAGAAACGGCCAGACCTAAATTTTCTAACGCAAAAATAATTTCTTTACGTAGTGTTCGCATAGTAAATTGTTGACTAGGATTTTGAAAGACCATCCCCACTGTTTGCGCTTTTTCTTTCATCGAAGCAGTTGCTAAATTTTTACCATCTAATAAAATTTTGCCCGTATAAGAAAGTTGAGCAAAACCCGCAATGAGCCGAAATAAGGTTGATTTACCGCTCCCACTATCTCCTGTCACCAAAATAAATTGCTGTTTTGGAAAAACAAACGACAAACGATTCAAAATGATGTGCTTTTGTTGCTGAAAAGTGACGTCTTTTAATTCAATCATGAAACAGATACCCTAGCGTCTTGAATTTTTTGATAGATTTTCATAATTTGTGTAACTAGAATGACACCGAAAAAGACGACCGAAATAAAGCGAACGGCAAATAGTGCTGCTACCATGCCTAAACCGTATGTGCCATAACCAAACTTGAAGAATTCATAGATAAAGCTTAAGACAGTGGTACCAATCGCTCCATAAAATAAAGCAACTTTATCGTAACGTTGATATTTTGTCACCATGAACCCTAATTCCGTACCAAAACCTTGAATCAAACCAGATAATAAAACACCTGGGCCAAAATACGAACCGTACAGCATTTCAGCTAACGCCGCTAATAGCTCTCCTAAAGTAGCACTGCCTTTTCTTGGCACTAACATTCCTGCCACCGGTGCCGCCATTGTCCATAAGCCAAATAGAATTTCATTGGCAAACGGGCTGAGTCCTAGCGGTGTGAGCGCAGCATTTAACAGCGAATACAAGACGCCTGCCCCCATAAATACCCCACCAAATAAAAACGCTAAAAATGCGAGTAAAACCACTTGTTGCAATGACCATTTTTGCATAAAAAAACTCCTTTCATTCCAAAAATAGAAGCAAAAGGAGTTCTGTCTGTAGACAGATTATGGCAAATAAAAACCTGACTAAATAAACTTAGTCAGGCACTCATCACAATAATAAACACATTTCCCTGCGCCAGTATTAACTGTTTCAGGTTCAATGGGTATAATCTCAGCTTGACAGCACCCCAAATGTTTCTATATTTAATTTTTTAAAAGTATAACATACCTTTATTTAGACGTCCACTTTAAAAAAGTAAACTCAATAATAATGCTAATACGTAGCTTGCATTAAACAATACCATATTTTGAATCGCATAGCCAAAGCTTTTAGGTTGTGGCAAGGTTTCTTGGAACGCTATCAAATTACGGCGCACTTTTGGTAAACTCACAAAAACGATTAAAATCGGCCAACGGAATACCCAGAATAAAAAGCCTACTAAAATTGTAGCATAACAAGCATACATCATGATTTGAAATAACTGTACGCCCTTTTCACGACCAATGTAATAAACCAATGTATAGCGGTCATTCTCGATGTCTGTTTCTAAATCGCGTAAGTTATTCGCCAACATAATATTGGCAATCGTAAATACTAAAGGTAAGGATGCCACAAAAATTGCTAAAATCCCCCAAAATTGACCACTTAATGAAAAACTATTATTTTTAAAACTAATATCTAGATAAAAGACACGTTGATTGACGGTATTCAAATAAACTGTCATCGCAAATAAACCTAAGCCCATTGTTAGGCCACTCGCAAGTTCACCTAATGGCATACGTGAAACAGGAATCGGACCAAATGTATAGAAAATTCCAACTAGGCAAACCATCCCGCCCATGATTAAAAAGAGCCAGCCAGTCATCATGCTTAATAATAGCCCAATAATCGCTGAAATTCCTAACATAATTAAAATCATTTTACGAACCAACGCAGGTGAGATTCGTTCACGACCAATCACATTTTGCTCATATTTATAAGTATCTGAATGTGCCTTTTTAAAGTCCATATAATTGTTAATCGCTGTAGTAGTCATATCAAAAGTTAACATTCCGATGAAAAACAACACCGTATAAAACCCATGAAATTCGTTAAAATGTGCTAATGAATACAGCACGCCGATAAGAAATGGGAAAAGACTCGCAACTTTTGTACGGATCTCAACAACTTCTAAAAAATTCTTCAGTGACATTTTTTCCTCCTAGATTGCTATTTAAGTTCGCTGCGGTCACCCATCGTATAGCCAGAATCTTTATCTAACTTAAAAGTGTCCTTAATGTCATCAGTCACGTATACTCTGCCTTCTTTGGTTACAAAAATAGCATCCGTGCCTTTTGGTGTATTTTGTTCAATATATTCCAGTCCTGCTTTAACGCCTTTGTCAAAAATAACTGTCGTCAATCCATCGCCATCAATAGATTTTTCTGTGATAACAGTTGCACTGGCAATATCATTATCATAGGGGTAGCCCGTCTTGGAATTAAAAATATGATGGTATTTTTCGCCATCTACTTCTAAATAGCGTTCATAAATCCCCGAAGTAACAACCGTTTTATTGCTTTCTTTGATTGATCCTAAAATTGTTCCACGTGCGTTATTAGGATCTTGAATACCAACATTCCAATCCTCATTTTCTCCACGCCAACTGTGACCAACCACTAAAATATTTCCACCTAAATCGACAATTGCAGATGTCACGCCATTTTCTTTTAAGACGTTGGCTGCTTCATCAGCAATGTATCCTTTGGCAATAGCACCTAAATCGATAATCATACCTTTTTCTTCTAAATACACAGATTTATCGGCATCATTAAAAGTAACCTTATGATAATCAATATGTTTTAATGCTTCGTCAATTTCTGATTGCTCAGGTTTTCGGGCATCATCAAAGCCAATTCTCCATAATTGTGTAATCGCTCCAATGGCCATATTGTAGCCACCATTTGATTCCACACTATATTCATACGCATGTTTTAACAAGTCGTAAATATCATCTGACACAGTGACAGGGGCAATTCCTGCTTGCTCATTGATTGCATCGATTTCTGAACCAGCTTGATTAATGGTAATCTTATCTCCTAATTCTGCGATACGCTCAAATGCAGGTGCTAACGCCTCTTCTTTTCCTTCATCGTAAACACGAATGCGGACATATGTCCCTAACAAAAATTCTTCTTTCGCATAAGGTTTTTCACGTAAGCCTTTTGCAACGGAAACAGAAGATTCGGTGGTGGCATTTTCTTTGGTGGTGTTCCTACAAGCAGCAACACTTACAACTGTAAGGAGTGCTACTAAGAGTAGACCTAACTTTTTCTTCATGTCGTTCCTCTTTCTATTTATTGTCTTGTTTATCATAGCTTTTTTTTGCCTAATTGAAAAGTTTTTTTCGCAAAAGAAAAGGCTGGAACAAAAATTCCCAGCCTCTTTCCTAAAATATAGATTGTTTCTTTATTGTTCTACAAAGTTATCCACTTCAATTGTTGCTGTGTCGCCTTTTTCTGCCGCGTTGATTAATTGCTCTGCATAAAGAACAAATGTGTGATGACTATGTGTTGCACCAGATACTACTTCAACATCTCCTGGTGTACCATCTTCATTAGCCATTTGTGCAACTAAAGCTTCGTTGAATTTAGGAATAAATTCTTCTGGTGATACACCAGCTTTTGATTTCATCATTTCATTGTATTCTTTGTTTTCAACTTTTGATTCGCCAGCTTCGTTCACGTTATCGTATTTAGATTCAACAATTTTACCGTCTTTTACGTCAATTGAGAATACAACACGATAGTCATTGCTGTAATTTTTTTCTTCTAATGTGTACGTGCCATCTTTTAGTTCTGCACCATTGTCAATTTCAATTGTTGCTGTATCGCCAGCTTGAGCGGCTTGAACTAATTGTTGTGCATAGTTTTGGAATGAATGAGAGCTATGTGTTGCTCCAGTCACTACGTCTACGCCATCAGCGCTTTGAGCTGCTAAGAATTCTTCATTTAATTTAGGAATATACTCTTCTGGTGACATGCCAGCTTTGTCTTGCATATTTTTGTTGTAATCAGCGTCTTCAACTTTTGATTTGCCTTCTTCGTTTACATTGTCATAGTTAGATTCAACAATTTTGCCATCTTTTACTTCCATAGAGAAAACAACACGGTATCCATTGTTATAGTTCTTTTCTTCTAAGTTATACGTACCATCTTGTAAAACAACTCCAGGTTCTGCTGCACTTGATTCTGTCGCTGTTGAAGAAGTTGTTGTTGATGATTCTACTACTTCTGAAGAAGCGGCTGAACTACTTGCGCCACTTTCGCCATTGTTATCTGGTGAACATGCTCCTAACACCAATGCTGAGAAAGCAAATACTGTCATCCCTACCATAAATTTTCTTGTTTTCATCTTGTTCCCACCTTTTTCTTTCTAAAAAAATTATTCACAAAGAAGTTTGTGATTCATCTAACATTTTAAAGGTTTTTTGAAATAAGTCAACTATATTGTCAAAAAAAGAAATAAAAAGTATTGATTTTTTTAACTTTCACAGGCTTCTTGGTTTTTTAATTTTTTTTGTGAAATTTTTAAAAAAGTTTAGACAAACGAGTAATTTCTCGTTATAATGTAATAGATTGTGTAATTATTACCATTATATTTTTACTATTAAAGGAGAGATTTTCAATGACAAAGAAAAATATTGTCGTTGTCGGTGCTGGATACTCTGGTGTATCTGCAACTAAGTTTTTAGCTAAAAAGCTTAAAAAAGATAGCGATGTCACTATCACGTTAATCGACCGCCACTCTTATCATACGATGATGACTGAGCTCCACGAAGTTGCTGGAGGACGTGTAGAACCAGATGCCATTCAATACGACTTACAACGCTTATTTGCCCGTAAGAAAAATGTACAATTGGTCACAGATACGGTGACATCAATTGACAAAGAGAACAAAGTCGTAACAACAAAATTAGGTTCATACCCATTTGACTATTTGGTTTTAGGAATGGGTGGCGAGCCAAATGACTTTGGTACTCCTGGCGTTAAAGAAAATGGCTTTACATTATGGTCATTTGAAGATGCCGTTCGCATTCGTGAACACATTTTATCAACTGTTGCCAAAGCTGCCTTAGAACCTGATGTAGCCGTTCGTAAAGCTATGCTAACATTCGTTGTCTGCGGTTCTGGGTTTACTGGAATTGAAATGATTGGTGAATTAATCGACTGGAAAGATCGTCTAGCGAAAGATTACAAATTAGATCCAAGCGAAATTACTTTAAAAGTTGTTGAAGCAATGCCAACCATTTTAAATATGTTAGGTCGTAATGACGCTGCTAAAGCAGAACGTTACTTAAAAGCCAAAAATGTTGAGTTAGTTTTAAACGCACCAATCGTTGAAGTTGCACCAGACTACATTAAATTAAAAGATGGTTCAACTATTCCAACACATACGTTAATTTGGACAGCTGGGGTTAAAGCAACTTCTGATGCAGCAGACTTTGGGTTGGAAAAAGCTCGTGGAAATCGTCTAGTTGCTAATGAATACATGGAAGCAAAAGGTTACGAAGATAAAAATATCTACGTTATCGGTGACTTAGTATTCTACGAAGAATTTCCAAATACACCAACACCACAAATCGTTCAAGCAGCCGAACAAACTGGTCACACAGCTGCAAGCAATATTGTTGCAGCAATTAAAGGTGGCGAAAAACATAAGTTTAAAGGCAACTATCAAGGATTTATGGTTTCTGTCGGTGCTAAATGGGGCGTGGCAAACTTATTCAATAAAATTCATTTAAGTGGTTTCTTAGCTATTATCATGAAACATATCGTAAACTTGAAATATTTCTTTGATATTCGTTCTGGTTACTATATGTTCCAATATATGATGCATGAATTCTTCCATATTAAAGATGACCGCAACGTAGCACGTGGACATACTTCTCGTTACGGAAACGTCTTATGGAGTGTACCACTACGTATTTTCTACGGTTTAGTTTGGTTACTAGAAGCCTTCAAGAAAATTGTGGGTGAAGGTGAATGGCTCAAACCAAGTACCTGGTTTGGCGAAGGTTCATGGTTCCAAGGTGACAGTGTCTTCCCTTGGACATGGGATTATCAAGCAGCAACGGATGCTGCAAGTTCAGCAAGTGCTGATGTTGCCAGTGCTGCAAGTGGTGCAACCGATGCGGGTGCTGGTGCAGTAGAAACAGTCGCTCACTTTGGTTTAAGTTATGGTTATGGCGAACAACCAATGGCCGTACTTGAAAAAGCTCCTGATTGGTTTGTTAGCGTGATGAAAGTCGTAATGCCAAATATGGAAGTTGCGATGTTCTTCCAAAAAATGATGGTCTTTATTGAAATTGGAATTGCACTTGCCATTATTGCAGGTCTTTTCACTTGGTTATTTAGTGCCACAACAATTGTTTTAGTTGCAACATTCTGTCTATCAGGAATGTTCTTCTGGGTAAATATCTGGTTTATTCCAGTTGCCTTTGCTTTAATGAATGGTTCTGGTCGTGCAGTCGGATTAGACCGTTGGGTAATTCCATGGTTACAACGTACACTGGGTAATTGGTGGTACGGAAAACCGAAATCTATGTATGGTCAAAAATAAAAAATAAAGATAATGGCTGGGACAGAGATTTCATCACGTTCCAGCCATTTTCAAAATGTTTATACAGAATTTTTAGTTTATGCTAGAATAAAAAAGAAGTCATCAAAAGGAGGACCCTCTCGTGAACATGAAAGAATTTATCAAAAATAGCCGATTAAAACCATGGGATGGTGTCATCGTTTTGGTCTTGATTGTGAGTTCTTTTTTACCCATTATCCTTTTCTCTATGCAACAAACAGCCGAATCGGCAGTTGTCGAAAAACGGGCGATTTTACGTGTTGATGGAGAAGAAATTAAAACCTTTGATTTAATTGAAGGGCAAGAAACATTTACTTACTTATACGAAGATGACGATGGCGATTCAAATTTAATTGAAATTCAAGGCGATCGCATCCGCATTAAAGAAGCCGATTGTGGCGATCAAATTTGTGTCCGCCGTGGTTGGGCATCAAAAAATGGCGAGACCATCGTGTGCCTCCCGCATAAACTTGTAATTGAAATTCAAACAGCAGATGGGAGTGACATGGACGATTTAATTTATTAGTCGTCGTTAATTATGAGCCGATTACGAAGAATTATTTTTATTGCGTTACTAGTTGCTCAAGGAGTCATTATTGGCCTGATTGAAAATATGATTCCCTATCCTTTTGCTTTTGCACCGGGAGCCAAATTAGGTTTAGCCAATTTAATTACAATTATTGCTTTGTTTACAATGCCTAAACGAGAAAGTTTTATGTTGCTTTGGATGCGATTGATTTTGACCACTTTACTTGGGGGAACTATCTCAACTTTCTTGTATAGTATGAGCGGAGCATTATTAAGTTATGGTGGGATGCTCCTCGTCAAACAGCTTGGGCCAAAACGCGTCAGTATCATTGGTATCAGTGCAACTGGGGGATTTATGCATAATGTTGGACAATTGGTCACTGCTTCATGGATTGCCCAATCATGGACGGTTATGCTTTATCTGCCAATCCTTTCGTTTTTAGGCATTTTATCGGGTATTGCGATTGGTATCTCTGCAAACTATCTATTACAACGTGTTGACACCTTGCGCCGCTTTCAAACTGAATATGAAGAACAGACACACGTCTCATGGAAAACGTAACAAAGGAGATTTTTATGAAAATTCATCCAATGTGGCAGGCGTATCCACGCTTACAACCAGAGTTAACTCAAACCTTGGCATTAATGGAAAACGCCATCCAATTAAAAAACAAACCTGTGCAGCAGGCCATTTTAGAAATGATACAAGCAGGTGGAAAACTTTTGCGTCCAGCCTATCAGCTCCTTTTTTCCCAATTTGGTCCTGAGCAAGACCGGCAAAAAGCGGTCGCTCTTGCAGCTGCAATTGAAATGCTCCACACAGCAACTTTGATTCATGATGATATTGTTGATGAAGCTGATGTTCGTCGGAATTTGCCGACCGTACGTGCCAAATTTGATAATACAACTGCTGTTTACGCAGGGGATTATCTTTTTGTCAGCTGTTTTAAATTAATGGCCGATTATGCCGGCTCAATGAAAAGCTTACAACTAAATTCGCGCAGTATGGAGAAAATTCTGTCTGGTGAATTAGGTCAAATGGACAATCATTACAATGTAGATATGACGGTAGATGCGTATCTCGAAAATATTTCCGGTAAAACTGCCGAACTCTTTGCTTTGAGTTGTTTTATCGGAGCTTTGGAAAGTGGTACAACAACTCATTTTGCCAAAAAGGCTAGTGAGATTGGGCAACAAATCGGGATGGCTTTTCAAATGATTGATGATATTTTAGATTATAGCCAATCAGCTACTACCATTGGCAAACCCGTACTAGAAGATGTACGCCAAGGCATTTATTCCTTACCTTTATTGTATGCGTTACAAGAAAATCGTGCGGCTCTTGTTCCTTTATTAGAAAAAAAAGAAGCCATGACTCATGAAGACGCACAATACGTTCATCAACTGGTGCATGACTTAGGTGGCGTAACCAAAGCACAAGCGTTAGCTGCAGATTATACCAAACAAGCCATTAAAGGCATTAACAAATTACCAAACAATTCTTTGCAAACCAAAGAAACCTTATTGTCAATTACTGAAAGTATTTTGACGAGACAAAACTAAAAATAGCAGGTAAACTCATCCGTCGATGAGTTTACCTGCTATTTTAGTGCCCTACCAATTTTTTTCATAGGGATAATATCTATTTATCGTAAGAATCGAAAAAGGATAAAATGGTTTGCCTTGTTCTTTTAGTTTTTCTTCTAAGTAATCACGCAATTTCCAAACATTTGTCGGATTATAATGTGGCACTACTTCTAAGGCATTTTTTAAATCTAAGGGACTAAAATTCAATGCTTTTTGAATGTCGATTGGTGACATATTGAGTTGCTCATAGTTTTTAGCCATTTCAGTTCTAGTTTGGGTTAATTCGCTTTTAGTTAAACTCATGCTTACTTTCCTCTTTTCATATTTTCCAAAGCGATTGGCATGCAGCCTCTTCACTTTTAGAGACTTGTTCCTAATAGTTGATAGTCGTTTGATAAGGTTGTTGCTTAAGTGAAAAAGTTAGTCGAATTCCTCGGTTAACTTACATAAACGGATTATAAAAACGACCTCCGTTGACATGAAACAACGCCAATGTTATCAAAAACAAACTTAACGCTAAGACGATAACTAGATAATCACTCACTTTAAAAGGTTCTTCTACATACCACGTGCGTTTTTTCTTTTGACCAAAACGACGCAATTCCATAGCAGTACTAATGGTTTCAATTCGATCTAAACTTGAAAAAATTAAAGGTAATACAATTTGAGAGATGCCTGTTATTCGTTGCGAAAATTTTCCTTTTTTTGACATCTCTAAGCCACGAGCTTGTTGCGCTTGGGATATACTAAAGAAATCTTCTTGAATATCAGGAATATAACGTAATGCCAGCGCTACAGCATAACTAATTTTATAGCTAATACCTAATTTATTTAAACTGGACGCAAAACTACTAGGATTGGTGGTTAACAAAAATGTTAATGCTAATGGAATCGTGCTAAAATACTTCAGTGCGACATTACCTAGGTAAAATAATTCTTCTTGTGTAAAGGTAAAACGTCCCCAGCCTATCCATAATACATGCCGTGTACCATACAAAGAAACGCCATATTCTGGTTCAAATAAATAGATTGCCAAAATATTTAACAACGAAAAAAATAAAATAAATTTCATGACAAAGGAAATTTGATGCCACTGGATATTGCCTAATTTAAACAATCCTAATGAAGCTACACCTACAAACACTAAAAAGCGCGTATCGTATGTTGTCATTGTAGCGATAGTTACTATCAATAGAAAAAGCATCTTCGCTGTAGCATTTAAGCGATGCAAAACTGTCTTACCTGAATGATAACCTAATGTTTGTTGATTCATCGCTTGCGTACCTCCCGATCGTATTGAATAAACTTACGTGTAAACGCAATTGGATCCGCTAGACCAAGCTGCTTTGCAAATGTAAATAGGCTGGTTTCTTTTAAAGATGCCTCTTGCACTAATTCTTGATTTGTTAGCAGCTGAATCGGTGTCGTATCTGCTAAAATATCCCCATCTTTAATCACTAACACACGATCGCTATACTCAAGCATTACGTGCATGTCATGTGTAATCATGACAATTGTTTTACCTAGGTGATTAAGCTCCTCAATAAATGCCATCATTTCTGAATAATTGCGAAAATCTTGTCCAGCAGTTGGCTCATCTAACACCAACATTTCCGGTTCTAAAACTAAAATAGCAGCAATGGTTACACGTTTTTTCTGACCATAACTTAAAGCTGCGATTGGCCAATTACGAAATGGATATAAACCACAAACGTTTAACACGTGAAAAACACGCTGCTCAATTTCCTTTTCATCAACATGCCTCAATCGTAATCCTAACGCAACTTCATCAAAAATCATTTTTTGTGAAATCATCTGATTAGGATTTTGCATAACATATCCAATTTTATCCGCGCGTTCTTTAATCGAGTCATTACCGATGTCTTGACCTTGCCATTCCATAGTGCCTTTTGGACGTACAAAACCGCATAAAGCCTTGAATAAAGTCGATTTCCCTGCGCCATTTTTCCCAACAAAACTTAGACGTTCTCCTTGGTAAAAACGCGTAGTTAATTGTTTTAAAACATTTGCATCTTGAGGACGATAACGATAGTTCAGGTTTTTTACCTCAAGCAAAACAGCTGTTTCATCCGATGTCTCTAAATCAAATAAATTACTTTGCCAGTCTGCCATTTTTTCTGCTAATTGTGCACCTGCTACTTGCGTCACATCAGCTAAATGGTTCACCCTTTGTAAATCAACCTGCGCATATTTTAGAGCCGTCACATACAATGGTTCACGAATACCATTTTCTGCCAAAATTGAAGTTTTTAACAATTCATCGGGAGTTTGGTCCGCAACAATTTGACCATCATTAAAAACAATAATTCGATCAAATGGTTTAGCTAACGCATCTTCTAAGCGATGTTCAATCATAACTACCGTTGCTTGGGTTTGCTGATGTAGTGAATCAATCAGTTCAATTGCAGCTTTTCCTGCAGCTGGATCTAAATTAGCTAACGGTTCATCAAATAATAGCAATGGCGCATCATCAATCATCACACCTGCCATCGAAACACGTTGTTTTTGTCCACCAGATAAATCTTGTGGTCGCTTATCCAATTGCTCTGCAACATCTACTAGCTCTGCCCAGCGCGACACTTTTTCACGCATTTCTGCTAGAGCAACTCCATCATTTTCCAATACAAATGCCATATCCTCGGCCACAGTCAAGCCGATAAATTGTCCATCCGTGTCTTGTAAAACTGTACCGGTCGTAAACGACAAATCAAATAACGAGGTCTCTTGCAATTTTTTGCCGGCAATCCATGCCTCGCCAGTGATATCCCCTGCATATTGGTTGGGAACTAATCCATTTAAACAATGGGCAAAAGTTGATTTTCCACTACCAGATGGTCCCACAATTAAAACTTTTTCCCCTGACTGGATAGTAAGATTGATTTTTTTTAAAGTTGGTTCTGATTGGCTATTGTATTGAAATGAAAAATCTTTAAATACAATTATTGGTTCTGTCATTGTCTTCTCCTCAGTTATTATTCTTCTCCAATCTTACCAAAATTTTGTCATAAATGATATTATCGCAAAAAGAAAGAAGGAACAGACACACTCTCCCTTCTTTCTTTTTTAATCTTTTTTGAGACTACCTTTTTTCGTTTGTCTGGACGCATAGGCTTTCATCAATAACGTACCGATAATACCAACTGCAATCGAATTAACTGTTGCTGAAATTAATCCTTGGAAATACACTTTATTTGCGGGTTCACTGTAGATTAAA includes:
- a CDS encoding ABC transporter ATP-binding protein, with product MIELKDVTFQQQKHIILNRLSFVFPKQQFILVTGDSGSGKSTLFRLIAGFAQLSYTGKILLDGKNLATASMKEKAQTVGMVFQNPSQQFTMRTLRKEIIFALENLGLAVSEINRRMNHALALGETSHLADREINQLSGGERQRAALTVILAIDAPILILDEPFASIDSESRLRLIQKLKQLRNQGKTIILSDHDWLGYQEVVDQVVELTKGKLHTCSLDKLDATTCFYLHPSKDKRPPFFDLQKVQIQRNKQLLLETSWQLNKGITTLTGANGAGKTSLLKAMSQLEKYRGKMFLNGKKLRKKRQLYQTMSLVVQDAAKQFVTLTVQEELLFSKNQNPEIRAKQQEALAYFKIDGTQSLFHLSEGQKKIVQLISMLSLDLEFLLLDEPFAGLDQKACRYFVEWIQEQSNQQDFLIVTHRLAPLAGISHHHIVLEKQALQVGERS
- a CDS encoding ECF transporter S component, which translates into the protein MQKWSLQQVVLLAFLAFLFGGVFMGAGVLYSLLNAALTPLGLSPFANEILFGLWTMAAPVAGMLVPRKGSATLGELLAALAEMLYGSYFGPGVLLSGLIQGFGTELGFMVTKYQRYDKVALFYGAIGTTVLSFIYEFFKFGYGTYGLGMVAALFAVRFISVVFFGVILVTQIMKIYQKIQDARVSVS
- the menA gene encoding 1,4-dihydroxy-2-naphthoate polyprenyltransferase; amino-acid sequence: MSLKNFLEVVEIRTKVASLFPFLIGVLYSLAHFNEFHGFYTVLFFIGMLTFDMTTTAINNYMDFKKAHSDTYKYEQNVIGRERISPALVRKMILIMLGISAIIGLLLSMMTGWLFLIMGGMVCLVGIFYTFGPIPVSRMPLGELASGLTMGLGLFAMTVYLNTVNQRVFYLDISFKNNSFSLSGQFWGILAIFVASLPLVFTIANIMLANNLRDLETDIENDRYTLVYYIGREKGVQLFQIMMYACYATILVGFLFWVFRWPILIVFVSLPKVRRNLIAFQETLPQPKSFGYAIQNMVLFNASYVLALLLSLLF
- a CDS encoding FAD:protein FMN transferase — encoded protein: MKKKLGLLLVALLTVVSVAACRNTTKENATTESSVSVAKGLREKPYAKEEFLLGTYVRIRVYDEGKEEALAPAFERIAELGDKITINQAGSEIDAINEQAGIAPVTVSDDIYDLLKHAYEYSVESNGGYNMAIGAITQLWRIGFDDARKPEQSEIDEALKHIDYHKVTFNDADKSVYLEEKGMIIDLGAIAKGYIADEAANVLKENGVTSAIVDLGGNILVVGHSWRGENEDWNVGIQDPNNARGTILGSIKESNKTVVTSGIYERYLEVDGEKYHHIFNSKTGYPYDNDIASATVITEKSIDGDGLTTVIFDKGVKAGLEYIEQNTPKGTDAIFVTKEGRVYVTDDIKDTFKLDKDSGYTMGDRSELK
- the pplA gene encoding extracellular electron transfer flavoprotein PplA; this encodes MKTRKFMVGMTVFAFSALVLGACSPDNNGESGASSSAASSEVVESSTTTSSTATESSAAEPGVVLQDGTYNLEEKNYNNGYRVVFSMEVKDGKIVESNYDNVNEEGKSKVEDADYNKNMQDKAGMSPEEYIPKLNEEFLAAQSADGVDVVTGATHSSHSFQNYAQQLVQAAQAGDTATIEIDNGAELKDGTYTLEEKNYSNDYRVVFSIDVKDGKIVESKYDNVNEAGESKVENKEYNEMMKSKAGVSPEEFIPKFNEALVAQMANEDGTPGDVEVVSGATHSHHTFVLYAEQLINAAEKGDTATIEVDNFVEQ
- a CDS encoding NAD(P)/FAD-dependent oxidoreductase; this translates as MTKKNIVVVGAGYSGVSATKFLAKKLKKDSDVTITLIDRHSYHTMMTELHEVAGGRVEPDAIQYDLQRLFARKKNVQLVTDTVTSIDKENKVVTTKLGSYPFDYLVLGMGGEPNDFGTPGVKENGFTLWSFEDAVRIREHILSTVAKAALEPDVAVRKAMLTFVVCGSGFTGIEMIGELIDWKDRLAKDYKLDPSEITLKVVEAMPTILNMLGRNDAAKAERYLKAKNVELVLNAPIVEVAPDYIKLKDGSTIPTHTLIWTAGVKATSDAADFGLEKARGNRLVANEYMEAKGYEDKNIYVIGDLVFYEEFPNTPTPQIVQAAEQTGHTAASNIVAAIKGGEKHKFKGNYQGFMVSVGAKWGVANLFNKIHLSGFLAIIMKHIVNLKYFFDIRSGYYMFQYMMHEFFHIKDDRNVARGHTSRYGNVLWSVPLRIFYGLVWLLEAFKKIVGEGEWLKPSTWFGEGSWFQGDSVFPWTWDYQAATDAASSASADVASAASGATDAGAGAVETVAHFGLSYGYGEQPMAVLEKAPDWFVSVMKVVMPNMEVAMFFQKMMVFIEIGIALAIIAGLFTWLFSATTIVLVATFCLSGMFFWVNIWFIPVAFALMNGSGRAVGLDRWVIPWLQRTLGNWWYGKPKSMYGQK
- a CDS encoding NusG domain II-containing protein codes for the protein MNMKEFIKNSRLKPWDGVIVLVLIVSSFLPIILFSMQQTAESAVVEKRAILRVDGEEIKTFDLIEGQETFTYLYEDDDGDSNLIEIQGDRIRIKEADCGDQICVRRGWASKNGETIVCLPHKLVIEIQTADGSDMDDLIY
- a CDS encoding Gx transporter family protein, translated to MSRLRRIIFIALLVAQGVIIGLIENMIPYPFAFAPGAKLGLANLITIIALFTMPKRESFMLLWMRLILTTLLGGTISTFLYSMSGALLSYGGMLLVKQLGPKRVSIIGISATGGFMHNVGQLVTASWIAQSWTVMLYLPILSFLGILSGIAIGISANYLLQRVDTLRRFQTEYEEQTHVSWKT